The window GGCGGGCATGTATCAAGCTTGGATGACTGGTAAGGTACCACCCCCGCCACCACTTAGCTTCCTAGATGCCACCCCTACCCAAGCTCCGGTCATAGTGTCAGATGACCCACCATATTCTCCAAATTTTTCTGCTTATCATAGCTTTCCCAACCTCCCTAGGATCTCCATTGTTCGTCCTCCAACTACATTTCCCAAAAATAGCCCTCCTGTCATATCCACTATCCCCACTATCACAGCATCTCAACAACTTCTCCTCAGGTCCAACAGTGAACACCAGTTCAAACCTCGTGATGCCCAATACTACTCCCCAGAGTTGTCTCACCAGGTCCCGGACTCATATAATCATAGCTCTCAAAATGAGCCTCATGTTGAGAATAAAAAATTCACAAGGAAAGAAGAGCGAGATGAGATATCcagaaagctgaaaggtatagaacaatccttaaagaacatgcaagggatGGGAAATCAGATTAACATGTCTTACAATGACTTATGTATGTTCCCCGATGTTCATCTGCCCGCGGGGTTTAAAATGCCAAAGTTTAACTTGTATGATGGGCGTGGAGATCCAGTAGCCCATCTGAGGGGTTATTGTAGTGAAATAAGAAGTGTTGGCGGGAAATATGAGTTGATGACGTATTTCAGTGAAAGCTTGAGAGAGGCAGCCTTGGAATGGTATACTCGTCAAGATGCCAGCAAGTGGTATGCATGgaatgacatggctcaagattttgttcGACACTTTTAATACAATATGGACATTATCCCAGACTGCTCCTCCATATCTAAGATGGAAAAGAATCATGAGGAAGATTTTAGGGAGTTTGGGCTAAGATGGAGGGAACAAGCTGCTCGGGTCAGTCCCCcgattgatgatgaagaaatggTTAAGCTTTTCCTACAAGCTCAGGGACCCACCTACTTCAGTCATTTGATCCCAGTTTTAGGTAAGACTTTCAATGATGTGGTGAAAATGGGGGAGATGGTGGAAGAAAGAATCAAGTCAGGCAAAATCATGAGCTACAGCTATTCAGCATGTATCAGTAGGTTTGGGCGGGAGAAAAAGAAACAGAAAGGATGTTGTTGAGCCCCGGCAACGCCGAGATCTGGTGGGCCTTCTTTCTCAACAATCTCAGACACAACATCGACCCTATGAATATCCCCGTACTCCAGATAATCCTCCCCAATACTACTTCTCTCTACAAAATTCCCAAAGTCATACCTCACCTTCCAAGTACTCTATCCACAATGCACCGCCATATGCTCCACATCCACAACACCCGCAATGGCCTGCACCACCTCCACAAATGTCTTACCCACCTCTACAAGCATATCAACCACCTACCCGTAAGAGGTTCCAACCGAGGCCGGAGTACAAAATGAAAAGGCAGCACTAAAAGGAAAAGTCTTTCACTCCTATTGGAGAATCATATGCCAATTTGTTCCAAAAGTTGAGGCAATTGGACATGTTGAAGCCGATTCAGATAAAATGCCGAACCCCCTTCCAAAGAATTTTTATCATTCTCAAAGGTGCGCATATTGCTCTAATGCTCTGGAGCACGGCGTAGAAAAGTGTTGGAATATGAAAAAAGCAGTCCAGAAGCTTATTGATGCATGTGACATATTCGTACAAAATCCAGATGCAGCGAATACTAGCCAAAGTTCATTACCTATTCATAATGAGATGTATATGGTGGGCatggtttgttttgaaaatgaacATGAGAACTCTTCCAAGTTCCTTGGCGAGCCATTCGCCGCAAAGTTTTCATTGCTATCAGTCTCGGTTTCAAAAGTTGATCTTAAGAATGAGTTGGCAAATGGGACCCCAAAGCCACTTGCAGAGGTCAATGTGATTGAAATTGGTAAAGATTTGGGTAATATCGATGT is drawn from Nicotiana tomentosiformis chromosome 12, ASM39032v3, whole genome shotgun sequence and contains these coding sequences:
- the LOC138902268 gene encoding uncharacterized protein, whose translation is MDIIPDCSSISKMEKNHEEDFREFGLRWREQAARVSPPIDDEEMVKLFLQAQGPTYFSHLIPVLGKTFNDVVKMGEMVEERIKSGKIMSYSYSACISRFGREKKKQKGCC